Proteins encoded in a region of the Zea mays cultivar B73 chromosome 2, Zm-B73-REFERENCE-NAM-5.0, whole genome shotgun sequence genome:
- the LOC103648223 gene encoding hydroxyproline O-galactosyltransferase GALT6 — MRKAASTAMAGAGATFRRRAMEGLATVLLLYALLVLALESPLVSTSPFGGAAGGTARKLHLSFGAGERAAPVPGASAHGQDHRLSRFASGLDVRLLDSARSGALRRSIADAVAAGARAFSDLEALDPAAVAAPSGESDAARCPHSIALTAEELGARGRVVELPCGLALGSHITVAATPRAPHEERNPAIAVLRDGERHAMVSQFMVELQGLRAVDGEDPPRVLHFNPRLRGDWSGHPVIEQNTCYRMSWGAAQRCDGWRSRPDEETVDGLVKCEKWIRDDDDRLEKSKTTSKTAWWLNRLIGQKEEVNFGWPFPFVEGRLFVLTLSAGLEGYHVSVDGRHVTSFPYRTGFVLEDATGLSLNGDLDVHSVIAGSLPTTHPSFAPHNYLEFSNVWQAPLLPDEPVEIFIGILSAANHFAERMGVRKTWMSAVHKSPNMVARFFVALHGRMEVNAELKKEAEFFRDIVFVPFLDNYDLVVMKTLAICEYGVHVVSAKYVMKCDDDTFVRLDSVVTEIKKVPGGRSLYMGSMNIQHKPLRHGKWAVTYEEWPQEVYPLYANGPGYVISSDIADFIMSEFMKQKLMLFKMEDVSLGVWVEQFNKTRPVEYVHSDKFCPNGCVPDYYTAHYQSPRLMLCMWQKLLEGRPDCCNAR; from the exons ATGAGAAAGGCAGCGTCGACGGCGATGGCGGGGGCGGGGGCtaccttccgccgccgcgcgatgGAGGGGCTGGCGACCGTGCTGCTCCTCTACGCGCTCCTCGTGCTCGCCCTCGAGTCGCCGCTCGTCTCCACCTCGCCATTCGGTGGCGCCGCGGGCGGTACAGCGCGGAAGCTCCACCTCTCCTTCGGCGCGGGCGAGCgcgcggcgcccgtccccggcgcgTCGGCGCACGGGCAGGATCATCGGCTCTCCCGCTTCGCCTCCGGCCTCGACGTCCGCCTCCTCGACTCCGCCCGCTCCGGCGCGCTCCGCCGGTCCATAGCGGACGCCGTCGCGGCGGGCGCCCGCGCGTTCTCCGACCTCGAGGCCCTCGaccccgccgccgtcgccgcgccCTCCGGCGAGAGCGACGCGGCCAGGTGCCCGCACTCGATCGCGCTCACCGCGGAGGAGCTCGGCGCGCGGGGCCGCGTGGTGGAGCTGCCCTGCGGGCTCGCGCTGGGGTCCCACATCACGGTCGCCGCGACGCCCCGGGCGCCGCACGAGGAGCGGAACCCCGCGATCGCGGTGCTCAGGGACGGGGAGCGGCACGCCATGGTGTCTCAGTTCATGGTGGAGCTGCAGGGGCTCAGGGCGGTCGACGGCGAGGacccgccccgcgtgctccacttCAACCCGCGCCTCCGCGGGGACTGGAGCGGCCACCCGGTGATCGAGCAGAACACCTGCTACCGCATGAGCTGGGGCGCCGCGCAGCGCTGCGATGGATGGAGGTCACGCCCGGATGAGGAGACTG TGGATGGGTTGGTCAAGTGCGAGAAGTGGATTAGGGACGATGATGACAGGTTGGAGAAATCGAAGACAACATCAAAGACGGCATGGTGGCTGAATCGGCTGATCGGGCAGAAGGAGGAGGTCAATTTCGGTTGGCCATTTCCTTTCGTGGAGGGCAGGCTCTTTGTTCTTACTCTCAGTGCTGGGTTGGAGGGTTACCATGTGAGCGTTGATGGGCGACATGTCACTTCGTTTCCTTACCGCACT GGGTTTGTGTTGGAGGACGCTACAGGCCTGTCACTGAATGGGGACCTAGATGTGCATTCAGTGATTGCAGGGTCTTTGCCCACTACACACCCAAGTTTTGCGCCACATAATTATCTGGAGTTTTCTAATGTTTGGcaggctcctctgctgcctgatGAGCCAGTTGAGATTTTCATTGGCATTCTGTCAGCAGCCAATCATTTTGCTGAACGTATGGGTGTGAGGAAGACATGGATGTCTGCTGTCCACAAGTCACCAAACATGGTGGCTCGTTTCTTCGTTGCACTG CATGGCAGAATGGAAGTGAATGCGGAGTTGAAGAAGGAAGCTGAATTTTTTCGGGACATTGTTTTTGTGCCCTTCCTGGACAACTATGATCTTGTTGTTATGAAGACTCTTGCAATATGCGAGTATGGG GTTCATGTTGTCTCTGCTAAATATGTAATGAAGTGTGATGATGATACTTTCGTGAGACTTGATTCAGTAGTCACTGAAATTAAGAAGGTACCAGGTGGGAGAAGTCTTTACATGGGGAGTATGAATATACAACACAAGCCACTACGCCATGGGAAATGGGCTGTAACCTATGAG GAGTGGCCACAAGAGGTGTATCCGTTATATGCAAATGGCCCTGGATATGTTATATCATCTGATATTGCTGATTTTATCATGTCAGAATTCATGAAGCAAAAGTTGATG CTCTTCAAAATGGAAGATGTGAGCTTGGGTGTGTGGGTTGAGCAGTTCAATAAGACAAGACCCGTTGAATACGTTCACAGCGACAAATTTTGTCCAAATGGATGCGTCCCTGACTACTATACTGCTCATTACCAATCGCCAAGGCTAATGCTATGCATGTGGCAGAAGTTACTGGAAGGAAGACCAGACTGTTGCAATGCGAGATAA
- the LOC100282517 gene encoding ras-related protein RABE1c isoform X1 → MAAPPSRSRGDYDHLIKLLLIGDSGVGKSCLLLRFSDDTFTTSFITTIGIDFKVRTVELDGKRVKLQIWDTAGQERFRTITTDIRNWIRNIEQHASDNVNKILVGNKVDMDAKRVVSTAQGQKLADEYGIKFFETSAKTNRNVEQVFFAMARDVKQRLTETVAAAAEPPTIQISRPDPDQADAASSRRWSSSCCNT, encoded by the exons atggcgGCCCCGCCGTCGAGGTCGCGGGGCGACTACGACCACCTGATTAAGCTCCTGCTCATCGGCGACAGCG GAGTTGGAAAGAGTTGCTTGCTGCTGCGGTTCTCTGATGACACATTCACGACAAGTTTTATCACCACCATCGG CATTGATTTCAAGGTTAGGACGGTCGAGCTCGATGGAAAGCGTGTAAAATTACAAATTTGGGACACTGCTGGTCAAGAACGTTTCCGAACAATTACCACTG ACATTAGGAACTGGATTCGCAACATAGAGCAGCACGCATCTGATAATGTCAACAAGATCTTGGTGGGCAACAAGGTCGATATGGATGCGAAGCGG GTGGTCTCCACAGCTCAAGGTCAGAAGCTCGCAGATGAATACGGGATCAAGTTTTTCGAGACG AGTGCGAAAACGAACCGAAATGTGGAGCAGGTATTCTTCGCCATGGCAAGGGACGTGAAGCAAAGGCTCACCGAGACCGTTGCCGCTGCGGCTGAG CCCCCGACCATTCAGATTAGCAGGCCAGACCCCGACCAGGCTGACGCAGCCTCCTCGCGGCGGTGGTCGTCGTCCTGCTGTAACACCTGA
- the LOC100282517 gene encoding Ras-related protein RABE1c isoform 2 (isoform 2 is encoded by transcript variant 2) produces the protein MAAPPSRSRGDYDHLIKLLLIGDSGVGKSCLLLRFSDDTFTTSFITTIGIDFKVRTVELDGKRVKLQIWDTAGQERFRTITTAYYRGAMGILLVYDVTDESSFDSTQQHAHIRNWIRNIEQHASDNVNKILVGNKVDMDAKRVVSTAQGQKLADEYGIKFFETSAKTNRNVEQVFFAMARDVKQRLTETVAAAAEPPTIQISRPDPDQADAASSRRWSSSCCNT, from the exons atggcgGCCCCGCCGTCGAGGTCGCGGGGCGACTACGACCACCTGATTAAGCTCCTGCTCATCGGCGACAGCG GAGTTGGAAAGAGTTGCTTGCTGCTGCGGTTCTCTGATGACACATTCACGACAAGTTTTATCACCACCATCGG CATTGATTTCAAGGTTAGGACGGTCGAGCTCGATGGAAAGCGTGTAAAATTACAAATTTGGGACACTGCTGGTCAAGAACGTTTCCGAACAATTACCACTG CTTACTACAGAGGAGCTATGGGCATTCTGCTTGTATACGATGTCACAGACGAATCGTCCTTCGATAGTACGCAACAACATGCAC ACATTAGGAACTGGATTCGCAACATAGAGCAGCACGCATCTGATAATGTCAACAAGATCTTGGTGGGCAACAAGGTCGATATGGATGCGAAGCGG GTGGTCTCCACAGCTCAAGGTCAGAAGCTCGCAGATGAATACGGGATCAAGTTTTTCGAGACG AGTGCGAAAACGAACCGAAATGTGGAGCAGGTATTCTTCGCCATGGCAAGGGACGTGAAGCAAAGGCTCACCGAGACCGTTGCCGCTGCGGCTGAG CCCCCGACCATTCAGATTAGCAGGCCAGACCCCGACCAGGCTGACGCAGCCTCCTCGCGGCGGTGGTCGTCGTCCTGCTGTAACACCTGA
- the LOC100282517 gene encoding Ras-related protein RABE1c isoform 1 (isoform 1 is encoded by transcript variant 1) — protein MAAPPSRSRGDYDHLIKLLLIGDSGVGKSCLLLRFSDDTFTTSFITTIGIDFKVRTVELDGKRVKLQIWDTAGQERFRTITTAYYRGAMGILLVYDVTDESSFDNIRNWIRNIEQHASDNVNKILVGNKVDMDAKRVVSTAQGQKLADEYGIKFFETSAKTNRNVEQVFFAMARDVKQRLTETVAAAAEPPTIQISRPDPDQADAASSRRWSSSCCNT, from the exons atggcgGCCCCGCCGTCGAGGTCGCGGGGCGACTACGACCACCTGATTAAGCTCCTGCTCATCGGCGACAGCG GAGTTGGAAAGAGTTGCTTGCTGCTGCGGTTCTCTGATGACACATTCACGACAAGTTTTATCACCACCATCGG CATTGATTTCAAGGTTAGGACGGTCGAGCTCGATGGAAAGCGTGTAAAATTACAAATTTGGGACACTGCTGGTCAAGAACGTTTCCGAACAATTACCACTG CTTACTACAGAGGAGCTATGGGCATTCTGCTTGTATACGATGTCACAGACGAATCGTCCTTCGATA ACATTAGGAACTGGATTCGCAACATAGAGCAGCACGCATCTGATAATGTCAACAAGATCTTGGTGGGCAACAAGGTCGATATGGATGCGAAGCGG GTGGTCTCCACAGCTCAAGGTCAGAAGCTCGCAGATGAATACGGGATCAAGTTTTTCGAGACG AGTGCGAAAACGAACCGAAATGTGGAGCAGGTATTCTTCGCCATGGCAAGGGACGTGAAGCAAAGGCTCACCGAGACCGTTGCCGCTGCGGCTGAG CCCCCGACCATTCAGATTAGCAGGCCAGACCCCGACCAGGCTGACGCAGCCTCCTCGCGGCGGTGGTCGTCGTCCTGCTGTAACACCTGA
- the LOC100282517 gene encoding ras-related protein RABE1c isoform X2, with amino-acid sequence MTMMMILPYWDKWSHFICAYHLFSWDTIIPHSSYLVFLLSIRQLTITTAYYRGAMGILLVYDVTDESSFDSTQQHAHIRNWIRNIEQHASDNVNKILVGNKVDMDAKRVVSTAQGQKLADEYGIKFFETSAKTNRNVEQVFFAMARDVKQRLTETVAAAAEPPTIQISRPDPDQADAASSRRWSSSCCNT; translated from the exons ATGACAATGATGATGATTCTTCCTTATTGGGACAAATGGTCACATTTTATCTGCGCATACCATCTGTTTAGTTGGGATACAATCATTCCTCATTCATCTTATCTTGTTTTTCTACTTTCTATCAGACAGTTAACAATTACCACTG CTTACTACAGAGGAGCTATGGGCATTCTGCTTGTATACGATGTCACAGACGAATCGTCCTTCGATAGTACGCAACAACATGCAC ACATTAGGAACTGGATTCGCAACATAGAGCAGCACGCATCTGATAATGTCAACAAGATCTTGGTGGGCAACAAGGTCGATATGGATGCGAAGCGG GTGGTCTCCACAGCTCAAGGTCAGAAGCTCGCAGATGAATACGGGATCAAGTTTTTCGAGACG AGTGCGAAAACGAACCGAAATGTGGAGCAGGTATTCTTCGCCATGGCAAGGGACGTGAAGCAAAGGCTCACCGAGACCGTTGCCGCTGCGGCTGAG CCCCCGACCATTCAGATTAGCAGGCCAGACCCCGACCAGGCTGACGCAGCCTCCTCGCGGCGGTGGTCGTCGTCCTGCTGTAACACCTGA
- the LOC100282517 gene encoding ras-related protein RABE1c isoform X3 codes for MTMMMILPYWDKWSHFICAYHLFSWDTIIPHSSYLVFLLSIRQLTITTAYYRGAMGILLVYDVTDESSFDNIRNWIRNIEQHASDNVNKILVGNKVDMDAKRVVSTAQGQKLADEYGIKFFETSAKTNRNVEQVFFAMARDVKQRLTETVAAAAEPPTIQISRPDPDQADAASSRRWSSSCCNT; via the exons ATGACAATGATGATGATTCTTCCTTATTGGGACAAATGGTCACATTTTATCTGCGCATACCATCTGTTTAGTTGGGATACAATCATTCCTCATTCATCTTATCTTGTTTTTCTACTTTCTATCAGACAGTTAACAATTACCACTG CTTACTACAGAGGAGCTATGGGCATTCTGCTTGTATACGATGTCACAGACGAATCGTCCTTCGATA ACATTAGGAACTGGATTCGCAACATAGAGCAGCACGCATCTGATAATGTCAACAAGATCTTGGTGGGCAACAAGGTCGATATGGATGCGAAGCGG GTGGTCTCCACAGCTCAAGGTCAGAAGCTCGCAGATGAATACGGGATCAAGTTTTTCGAGACG AGTGCGAAAACGAACCGAAATGTGGAGCAGGTATTCTTCGCCATGGCAAGGGACGTGAAGCAAAGGCTCACCGAGACCGTTGCCGCTGCGGCTGAG CCCCCGACCATTCAGATTAGCAGGCCAGACCCCGACCAGGCTGACGCAGCCTCCTCGCGGCGGTGGTCGTCGTCCTGCTGTAACACCTGA